The DNA segment CAGGCTCTCTCTCGCGCGGCGTCAGGCCAGCGCGGCGGAGGCCCGTTCAAACGCGTCGAGAATCGGGGCAAGCCGCTCACGCTTAAGTTTGAGGGCAGCCTGGTTGACCACCAGGCGCGACGATATCTGTACGATCTCTTCCACTTCGACCAGGTTGTTGGCGCGCAGGGTCCCGCCGGTGCTGACCAGATCGACGATGGCGTCGGCCAGTCCCACCAGCGGCCCGAGTTCCATCGAGCCGTACAGCTTGATCAGGTCTACGTGCACGCCCTTCTTGGCGAAGTGCTCGCGCGCGGTCTGCACATATTTGGTGGCCACGGCCAGCCGCGCGCCCTGGCGCACCGCACTGGCGTAGTCGAAGCCGGCCGAGGTTGCAACCGACATGCGGCACTTGGCGATATTCAGGTCGATCGGTGCGTAGAGCCCGG comes from the Cupriavidus basilensis genome and includes:
- the hisG gene encoding ATP phosphoribosyltransferase, translated to MSPSPTQLTLALSKGRIFSETMPLLEAAGIHVTEDPETSRKLILPTSDPDVRVIIVRASDVPTYVQYGAADFGVAGKDVLMEHGMAGLYAPIDLNIAKCRMSVATSAGFDYASAVRQGARLAVATKYVQTAREHFAKKGVHVDLIKLYGSMELGPLVGLADAIVDLVSTGGTLRANNLVEVEEIVQISSRLVVNQAALKLKRERLAPILDAFERASAALA